TGTTGATGACCTTCCTCATCAGTATAGAAGGCTTTAAATTCAATCTTGCTCACAGAAGGCTTATCTATAATTTCCAGTTTTGTCCACCTATTAATTTCACCCCATTCCTGAAGATCTTTTCTATTATGAAACTGTCTTTTAGCCGGAGATGTGGTTTCCATTAAATACTCTCCATTCGGAATCGCAAATGCAGAAAACCGGGAACGCATTAAAGCTTCAGCGGAAGGAGCATGTTTTTCTCCGGTGTGGTAAGGCTTGCAGCATTCTTCATAAGATTTTCCCGAACAGCATGGACAGTTCATATTTTAAATTTTTATTGAACACAAAAATAAAGATTTTTATCCATGAAATCTTAGTCCGACACATAAAAGGCTATGTTAGAACTTCTACGTTTTTATTTAATAGAAATGGGCTTTAGCCCATTTGATCAAACAAAACCATTTCATCGGCTTTAGCCAAAACTTATAAAAAAGAAGCACCCTTTCGAATGCTTCCTGTAAAATTTATTTTATAAAACCTCTGTTTCTCAATAAAGGCTTGATATCCGGATCATGTCCTGTAAAATCTCTGAATGCCTGATTAAGATCTACGGAATTTCCTACAGAAAGAATATATTTTCTGAAACGGTCTCCATTTTCTCTTGTAAGCCCTCCATTATTTTTGATCCACTCCCATGCATCATTGTCAAGGGTTTCAGACCATAAATAAGCATAATACCCTGCAGAATATCCTCCGCCCCAGATGTGGGCAAAATAAGGGGTGTGGTATCTTGGCGGTACTGTTGCTAAAGTAAATCCATGATTGGATAATGATTGTTTTTCGAAGTCCAGGACAGGGATCAGCTGGCTTTCATTCGTCACTGTATGCCAGTCCATATCGAGAGCGGCGGCAGAAACAAGTTCTGTAGTCATATATCCCTGATTGAAAGTAGCTGCTTTTTTAATTTTTTCCACTAAAGTTTGAGGGATAGGCTGCTTTGTTTCATAGTGGATGGCATAATTTTTCAGAACCACAGGATCTAATGCCCAGTGTTCATTGATTTGAGAAGGGAATTCTACAAAGTCTCTCGGAACGCTTGTTCCTGAAAGTGAAGGATACTTTTGGCTTGCAAACATTCCGTGGATAGAATGCCCGAATTCATGGAACATGGTAGAAACATCATCATAACTGATCAGAGAAGGTTTTCCCGGAGCCGGTTTCTGGTAATTATAGCAGTTTACGATTACCGGTTTTGTTCCTAAAAGATAAGACTGCTCTACAAAGTTGCTCATCCATGCACCCCCGTTTTTAGAATCTCTTGTGTAGAAATCCAGATAATAAATGGCAATAGATTTTCCGTCGTGGTCAAAAACCTCGTAAGTTACCACGTCAGGGTGATAAACCGGAAGATCAGTTCTCTTTTTGAAAGTGAGCCCATAGAATTTTTCAGCGGCATAGAAAACTCCTTTTTCCAGAACAGTAGTCACCTCAAAATATGGTTTGATCTGGTTTTCATCAAGGTCATATTTGGCTTTTCTTACCTGTTCTGCATAGAAGTTCCAGTCCCACGGTTCTACCTTGAAGCCTCCTTTCTGCTGGTCGATGAGGTCCTGGATATCTTTGGCTTCACGTCTTGCCGTTTCTACAGCAGGAGTGGCAATCTGGTTCATTAATTTGGTTGCTGCTTCAGGCGTTTTAGCCATCTGGTCCTGAAGTTTCCATTCGGCAAAGCTTTTCTTGCCAAGAATCTGAGCTTTTTTAAGTCTTAATTTGGCTAATTTTTCAATCGTTTCACGGGTATCGTTTCCATCACCTTTTTCAGCTCTCAGCCATGATGCTTTGAACAGTTTTTCTCTTGTTGCCCTGTTCTTCAAATTCTGAAGAAGAGGTTGCTGAGTTGTATTTTGAAGGGCGAGAAGATATTTTCCCGGTTGTCCTGCGGTTTTAGCATCAGTTGCTGCAGCTTCGATTTCATCGGCGGAAAGTCCGTCCAGTTCCTTTGCATCAGAGAAAAATACACCTCCCTGTTTTCTCGCTTCAAGCAATTTGTTGGCATACTGTGTAGAAAGTGAGGCAAGTTCCTGGTTGATCTGCTTAAGTTTTTCTTTGTCTGCAGCAGAAAGATTAGCCCCTGCAATTTCAAAATTCTGTTTGTAATATTGTACAAGTTTTTTACTTTCAGCATCTAAACCGTCTTCTTTGATGGCCTTGATTCTTTTGTATAAATTTTCATTCAGGTACATTTTATCAGAATGTGCTGCGAAAACAGGAGCATATTCCTCATCCAAAGCCTGAAGGGTAGGATTTGTATTTGCACTTGTAAGATTGGAAAATACAATAGTGGCTCTTTTTAGAACTTCGCCGCTTTTTTCCAAAGCAACAATTGTGTTTTCAAAAGTAGGAGCTTCCGGATTGTTGGCGATTTTTAAAATCTCAGCATCGTGCTGTTTAAGTCCGAAATCGAAAGCAGGTTTGAAATGTTCATTTTTAATTTTATCAAATTCCGGAGCCTCATACTGAAGCTTGCTTTTCTTCATAAAAGGGTTCGAAGATAAGGATGGATCGGTAACAGGAGCCTCCTGTTGAATATCGGTTTTCTTCATTGTAGTACAAGATTGGTTAAGTGCCAGCGCAGAAATTAACAATACCGATGAAATATTTTTCATAAATTAGTTGTTATTAAAGTATAAAGATAATTAAAACTTAATTTATAAAAGCAGTAAACATGAAATCAACAACCCTTTTTATATTTTCAGCCTTCGCACTGATAACCTCATGCAATGAAAATCATAATAGAAGAAACAACGAGAATAATAACAGTCATAGCGACTGGGCAGATAAAGTAATTGACAAAGAAAGCGGCCCGGTAAAAGAGAAAACCTTTAATGGAGATTTTGATGAAATTGAAGTTTCCCAGGCTATAAGTGCTGAAATAATTAAATCTGAAACTGAAAAAGTGGTCATTTCTGCACCGGAAAACATTATCAATGAAATTCTTGTGGACAATAGCGGAGGAAAACTTCATATCCATTATAAAAGTGGGATCAGGGTTATGAATAATCATCATGTGAAGGCCCGGATCTATACCAAAGATTTCACAAAACTTATTGCCAATTCTGCGGCGAGCATCAGTATCAAAGATAAATTTACACAGGATAAGATGGGTATTGAAATATCGAGTGCTTCAAGTGTTTCCGGGGATCTGGAAGCGAACGATTTTGATATTTCGGCGGACAGCAGCAGCAGTTTCAGCGGAAAAGTATGGGCCGTAGATCTTGATGTTGATGCTTCTTCTGCAGCCAGTATTGATATTTCCGGAAAAACGAAGAATGCAGACATCACTTCTTCATCTGCTGCCAGTATTTCTGCAAAAGAAGTTGTTGCAGATAACGTAAAGGCTGAAGCTTCCAGTGGTGCAAGTGTTCAGATCAGTGCTGCATGGTCAGTTAATGCAGAAGCTTCGTCCGGAGGAAGTGTAGATATTTCTAAAAGAGGAGAGCTTAAAAATGTAACCAAGCAGGAAAGCAGCGGTGGAAGTGTAAGTATTCAATAAACTAATGTGAAGTTTCCTCATCATTTTCTTCATCCACTGATGAGGATCCTTCCCAATTCCTGTTATCAAAATTAAGATTGTCATAGGCTAACAATTCCTCCTCTCGCTGGAGGATTTCTTTTGTAGTAAACAGAAGTATCTCATCATCTTCTTTCGCCTTAGCCAGCCTTCTGATCGATGCTTTATCTATAGCCATAAACCTTTGTCCCAGGCGCCTTGCCGCATATTTTCTCATTCCGGTTTCATGAAGGACATCTACAGCCATATCTACGGCAGTTCCTAATGTTTCGCGGTAAATATTTTCAATACCGTTGTTGAGGTAATTGTAAGCATCAATCCTGTTTTTAGCTCTTACGAAAATCCGTACTTTCGGATAATGCTCTCTTACCAGGTCGGCAATAAATTTATTATCGTCTGAATCATCAAGACAGAGCACCAGAATTTCTGCGTCTTCAATTCCTGCAGCCCTTAAAATGGGAATTCTTGTAGCATCTCCGTAATATACTTTAAAACCATAGCTTCTCAACAGTTTTACACGATCAGAATCCCGGTCCAGAACCGTTGCCGAAATTTTGTTTGCCTTTAAAAGACGTCCTACCGTACTCCCAAAATGTCCGAAACCAACAATAATGATCTTTTTCTGGCTTATAGTATTGTCTAGAATACTGAAATCATTATCTGAATCAGGGATTTCTTGAATAAACTTGGGCGTAATGAACTTGTCATTGATGATCAGAAGAATAGGTGTAATACACATTGTAATTGCCGTAACAGCCATCATCTGCGCGTTGAGTTCCGGACTCAGAAGATAAAGATCCGATGCATAGTTGATCAAAACAAATGCAAACTCTCCAACCTGGGAAAGGGCAAATGCATAAAACAAACTCTGCGGAGTATCAATCCTGAAGAACTTTCCGATAGCATACAGAACAACAAATTTAACAGCTAATACTGCAAAAACAGTAGAAAAAATAAACAGAGGATCCTGCTGAATAATATTAAAATTGATTGTAGAGCCTACGCTTACAAAAAATACCGCTAATAATAATCCTTTAAACGGATTGATCTGCGCTTCCAGCTCATGCCGGAATTCACTGTTAGCAAGCATTACCCCCGCAAGGAAAGCTCCCAGCGCGGGCGAAAGTCCTATAGCTACCATCAGTTCAGAAACTCCAATCACTAAAAATAATGAGGAAGCTGTAAGCAATTCCGTCATGCCTGACTTTGAAACGTATCTTAAAAAAGGAACAAACACATATCTTCCCAAAAGAATCAGGATGGCTACCCCTAAAATCACCGTACCCGCCTGCAGCCATTGTGGAAGTTTCTGGATCAGTATCTGTATATCATTATTATGATGGCTTGCTTTATAGTTGGCAATGACCGGAAGAATGGCCAGAATAGGAATCACGGCAATATCCTGAAACAGAAGAGTAGAGAAGGAAGCTTCTCCGGCCATAGTTTTAAAATTATTTTTTTCCTGAAGCGTTTGGAGCACAATGGCAGTAGAAGAAAGTGCAAAGCACATCGCAATAGCAATGGCTTTATCAATTCTCCACCCGGCAATGATGAAAACCAGGAAGAGAAGTGAAATAGAAAGGAGCATCTGTGTAAGACCAAGACCCACGATCTTCTTCCGCATTTCCCAGAATTTTCTGGGTTCAAGTTCCAGCCCTACTAAGAAAAGAAGCATAATCACCCCAAATTCACTGGCATGCATAATGTCGTTAACATCTTTTCCGGTAAGCCTCAGAACATATGGGCCAATAATGATGCCTCCCAGAATATACCCGATTACAGAACTTAGTCCCAATTTTCTGGCCAGCGGAACCATAATAATGGCCACACCTAAGAAAATTAACGTATTCATCGCTAAACTGGACTCCATATATTATTGATTGAGTAGTTCTGTAAATTCTTTCTTATGTAAAATAATGTCTTTTTTGCTTAGTTTATTGGCTTCGTAAACGATTTTAATGTGTTTGATATTAGCTTTAAAAACCTGTAAAGAAACAATAAGTCCACTGATCAGTTCCTCTACAGTATATTGATAAGTTCCGTTTTTATTAAATGATCTTTCTTTTCCACCTGTTGTTATGAGGATATAGACCTCCTTTCCTTCTAATGGGTTGCTTTCCCCTTCCTTCAGCCAGTCTCTATCGAAGACTTCGTCAATCCATAATCTTAGCAATGGTGGTATTCCAAACCATATTAATGGGAACTGGAAAATAAAACGGTCGTAGTTTTTTAATCTTTTTCTTTCCCTGAAGGCGGCAATGTGAAAATCGGGATATTCTTCGTAAAGATCCCTGAGGGTATAATGCTGGTGGCGGACATAGAAATTCATGAGCTCCACATTTGAGTTTGAGTGCTCTAAATAAGGATGTGCAAAAACTACCAGCGTCTTCTTCATAAGCCTGTTTTCAGTAAATATAATGAAAAAATAATGAATAAAAAACGGATTTTATGAGGTTTTATTAATTTTTTAATATATAAAATTAATATAACATTGAAATAAAGCAAAGAAGCGACTTAATTTTAATGTATTACATAAAAAAATCGGGCAATCAGCCCGATTATATTGAATGTTCGTTATATTCTATTACCATCCTCCGGAAGCACCACCGCCTCCAAAGCTGCCTCCACCACCGAAACCGCCAAATCCTCCGCCACCACCGGAACTTCCGCCACCAAAACCGCCTCCTCCGAAGCTGCCCGGGAATGGAAAGAATCCACCGGGATAATTTCTGCGTCCTCTTCTGGTGATGATCACATCATCGTCATCATTATTGCCGCCGCCACGTCCTCCGCCTCTGTTACCAAAAATAATGGCCAGCAGAATGAAGATAACAAAAGCAATGATCAGGATTTTAAACGCACTTCCATTACCGGAAGGTGCTGTATCTTCTACAGGTTTGAATTTTCCCTGAACAGCCTCCATAATTGCTGAGGTACCACGATTGATCCCTTCATACCATTGCCCCTGCCTGAAATTGGGAGTAACAATATAATCAAGAATCTGTCCTGAAACAGAAGCCGTGAGATACTGTTCAACAGCTCTTCCCTGTTGGATAGACATTGTATGGTCTTCTGTAGCAATCAGGAAAACAACACCATTGTCAACTCCTTTTTTTCCGATTTTCCATTGTTCACCGAACATGGTTGCCAGGAAATTAACGTCTTCCCCTTTTGTAGAAGGAATAATAATTACCTCAATTTCTGTGGAAGTAGAGTCCGCAAATTTGATGAGCTTATTGTTCAGTTCATCTTTTTCCTGTTGGGTGAGCAGCCCTGCCTGATCAAACACAGGGTACAGGACCGCCGGTTTTTGCGGAATAGTGTACTGTGCAGATACAAAAGTGTAAAAGCAGAGAAGTATAAATGAAAATACTATTTTAAGAGAACGTAATTTCATTGGAGAGCTGGTTGGGATTTTCTCCTTCAACAGGAAAATATTTTTTTAATTCAAGGCCGGTTTCCAGAATGCCGCTTTTTAAGGCTTTATAATAGTTTCCTTTGGCAAATTCAGCAGCGATGTAGTCGTGCAGGTGATCCCAATACGACTGGTGTACTTTCTCGTGAATCCCGATATCGCCGATAATGGTGAGATATTTCTGTTCGAAATTCACATGGAAAAGCACAGCATTCCTGTCGGCAGTTTTATTCATGCAGAGTTCCTTGAAAACTTCAAATGCAGTTTGTGCGTTTTCAGCTTCTGTGTTCGAGTCAATATGTACCCGGATCTCGCCTGTAGAATGTTGTTCTGCCGACTGTATGGTTTCCACAAGGGAATCAATTTGCTGATTTGTCAGAAAACGGTTCATTATTTAAATACTTCTGGAGCTTTTTCAGCACCGGCTTCAGCTTTGAAGAAAGGTTTTTCTTTAAAGTTGGTAAAATTGGCCAGAATATTATTCGGGAAGGTCTTGATCGTTGTATTATAATCTTTGGCAGCATCGTTATAATAAACCGTTTCGGTTCTGATGCTGTTTTCAATTGCTGTATACTCTCTCTGGAAGTTGATATACTGCTGGTCAGCTTTCAGGTTCGGATAAGATTCCACTACAGCCATTAACCTGCTTAACGCTCCGGATAATTCACCCTGTGCAGCCTGGAATTTAGCCAGATCAGCTTCCGTCATATTCGTTGGGTCAATGTTGATAGAAGTAGCTTTAGAGCGTGCTTCAACAACTTTTGTCAATGTTTCCTGTTCAAACTTTGAATACGATTTAACCGTATTTTCAAGATTAGGAATAAGATTGGCCCTTTTCTGATAAACAGTTTCTATATTAGACCATTTGGAGTTGACGTTCTGTTCTTTCGAAACAAAATTGTTATACCCGTTTTTCCCCCAGAAGAATATTACACCTACAATAATAAGCAGAGCAATACCGATAGTTCCTGCACTTAGGCAGCCTTTATTTTTCATAGTTTATTTTTTTAAATTTTTTTGTGCTAACCAAATATACAAATTATGTGCTAATTTTGTAAAAAATTATTAGAATGACAACAATAGTGGTGGCAATGGGAGAGAAGAACGGGATTGGTTTTGAAAATAAACTGCTGTGGCATCTTCCTAAAGACCTGAAACACTTTAAAGATATTACTTCCGGACATCCGGTAATTATGGGAAGAAAAACCTATGAAAGTATAGGAAAACCACTGCCTAACCGTACCAATATTGTTATTTCCAGGAAAAAAGACTGGTTTGAAGAAGGAATTCTGATTGTAGGAAGCATTAAGGAAGCGGTGAAGTTTGCTAAAAAAATTGATGAAAATGTATTCATTATCGGGGGTGGAAATATTTATGAACAGACCATGGAAATTGTTGATAAACTTGAAGTTACTCTGGTGAAAGCTGATCTTGAGGCAGATACATTCTTTCCGAAGATTGATTTGAAAATCTGGAAAAAAACGGAAGAAACCTGCCATGAAAAAGATGAAAAAAATCAATACGATTTTTGTTTTCAGACATTTGAGAGGATTGAGAATAAATAGTTGTGAAATTCTAACTTCTAATTTCTAGCTTCTGACCTCTAAATTTTCTATCTTTGCACTCTTAAAATTGAACAATGAATAAGTACATAAAAATTGTAATTGCAGCAGTTCTTATCCTTTCAGGGCTTTATATGATGATTTTCACAAGAAGCCTGGGCTGGGGAGTCGTGGTTTTCCTTCTTGCGGCACTGCCTATTTTACTGTTCTTCAAAAATGAATATATCCTTCTTGCCTTCTGGCAGTTGAGAAAGCAGAATATGGAAAAAGCAGCGGAATGGCTGAAAGGAATTACGAATTACCAGTCGCAGCTGCATAAATCCCAGTATGGATATTTCCATTATCTGCTGGGGTTAACACAGGCTCAGGAACATCCTGCAAAAGTGGAGCCTTTAATGAAAAAAGCTTTGGAATACGGATTGAATATGAAGCACGACAGAGCAATGGCCACACTGAACCTTGCAGCAGCAGCCATTTCCAAAGGAAGAAAACAGGAAGGGCAGAAACTTCTTGAAGAGGCAAAAAGACTGGACAGTGCAGGAATGATGACAGACCAGATCAAAATGATGAAAGATCAGCTGAAAATGCCTTCCATGCAGAAACACATGCACAATCCGAATATGAGACAGAGAGGAAAATTCTTCTAAGAAAATATACGATACGAAAAAAGCACCTGATTCAGGTGCTTTTTTATTTTATTAAAGTAAATTATTACATCTCGGAATTTTGATCATAGCCGTAGAATTTAGGCATCTGCCATTGATATTTTACAGCCAGGGTTCTGATAGCAACAATCAGTAAAATGGTAAAGATCTGTATAAATGTATAGGAAAGCGGAATGAATTTCGTCATCAGAAGAAATGCAGAACCTCCGACAATACATGCCGTAGCATAAATTTCTTTCCTGAAAATCAGGGGAATCCGGTTCAGGAGAATATCCCGTATGATTCCTCCGAAACATCCGGTGATCGTACCCAGTGCTACACAGATCAGTGGATGGATATTGGCATTCAGGCCTTTCTGAACTCCGATAATGGTAAATAATCCAAGCCCGAAGCTGTCAAAAATAAACAGGGTTACCTTGAAATTCTTTTCGATAGATTTAAAAATCATCGCAAATATGCTTGTTCCCAGAATTAATGCACAGGTTAGCAGATCGTGCATCCAGAATACAGGAATGTCCAATAGAAGATCCCTTACAGTTCCTCCGCCTACAGAAGTAACGAAAGCAATAATAAGTACCCCGAACGGATCAAGACGTTTCTGCATTGCTGCAAAACTCCCCGACATCGCAAAGGAAACGGTTCCGAGTACTTCTATAGCAAAATTGAACTGTTCGTGCATAATTTATGAGTAATAGGTGATGGGCAATGAGTAATAAAAATTATGCCATTTAAAGTTGGGATAATCTAAATTTATATTTGGTCATAACCTTTACGAGCTCTTCACATTCTGATTTTAAAAATACCATTTTTTCAGAACTTAGGTAATTTAGTTCTTCAATGATTTCGAGCCAAAGTTGAGTTTCATCAATTTCTTCTACAACAATACAGATTTTTGCAAATTTTTCTTTTTCTGATCTTGCTCTTGAAACAGCTCTGTAATTGGCTGCAACTGATGTAGCGGATCTTATGATTTGTTTTCTGATGATGGAAATATCATCAGAATAAGGTAATGAAGATAATGACCTAATTATAAGGATGGAAAAGTTCTTAGTTCTTTCCCGAAAAACCTGGTTGTAATCCATATTGCCCAAATTACTCATTACCGATTACTCATTGCTTATCGTTCTACTCTTACGGAGTCTGGTACCAGCAGTTCATATTCTCCTCCGTGATTGATGATCTCTCTTACAATGCTGCTGCTGATGAAAGACTTTCCGGATGAGGTTAACAGGAATACTGTTTCCAGCTTCTTATGGGCCAGAGTCCGGTTGGTATGGGCAATGGCTTTTTCGAATTCAAAATCGGCAGGATTTCTTAATCCTCTGATGATGTACTGTGCATTTTTTTCAAAGCAGTAATCTACCGTTAATCCTTCAAAATAGTCAACTTCCACATTGGGGAATTCGGCGACGGAGTTTTGAATGAATTCCATTCTTTTTTCCAGAGGAAACATGTACTTTTTCTGGGAATTCTGCCCAATTGCGATAATCAGTTTGTCGAAAAGCGGTGCCGCTCTTTCTATAATATCATAATGTCCCAAGGTAATAGGATCAAAAGATCCGGGGAAAACAGCAATTTTCATATTCTAGTTGTTTTCGTTTGATTTTTCGTAAAACAGCTCTAAATTTTTGATATTTAGGCTGCAGTTATTATTTAGAACCTGATTGGAAGAAAGATTCAGAATCAAATCATTTCTTCCTATTATTTTTGAATTTTTATAAAGCTTTTTAATGGGATGGAACGTGATGGTGCTTTCAAAATTTCCATTTTCATTTTTTTTAATAATTCCGGAAAATAATGTTGTATTGTCCAGAGAAATAATCTCAAAATAGTTTGGAGCCGTTTCATTATTAATGACTACATCGTTTTTTTTGACATAGTTAAAGCATTTTTTTTCATTCAGATAAATGGCATCCGTTGAAAAATTAATACTTTTCGGTTCCATACCACTTTTGGAAACGCCTAAATCAATCATTTTTGTATAGTTCTGGGGCAATGCAAAAAAAGGAATTAATAATAAAACAGAAAATAATTTTGCCATTCCTTACTTATTAAGTGCTTTTTCTACTTCGTTTCCGCAAAGATCCGTGATGGATATTCCATAATGTCTTGCCTGTTGAGGAAGAATGCTGGCAGGGGAGAATCCCGGGTTGGTATTCATTTCAAGCATATAAGGAATGCCGTCCATAAGGATGAATTCACTTCTTGAAAAACCACTCATACCCAGTGAGTTGTAAGCTCTTTTTGAAATTTCTTCCACCCTGATTCTGGTAGCATCATCAATTCTTGCCGGGGTAATTTCTTCTGAAGCTCCTTCATATTTGGCCTCATAATCAAAAAATTCATTGGTAGGAACAATTTCTGTGATTCCCAAAACGATGGTTTCTCCTTTGAAATCTATTACACCTACGGAAACTTCCATTCCGTCCAGGAAACTTTCGATCAGGATTTCATCATCTTCTTTGAAGGCTATTTCTGTAGCGGCAATTAACCCGGATTTATCCTTCACTTTTGAAATTCCCAGAGATGATCCGGATTGGTTGGGCTTAACGAAAACCGGAAGACCCAGGCTTTCAACGATTTCGTCTGTATTGATAGCTTCTCCTTTTCTTAAATAAATGCTTTTGGCAGAAGGAATTCCGTATTTTGACAATACTGCGAGTGTATCTTTTTTATTGAAAGTAAGAGCGCTCTGATAGAAATCACAGCCTGTATATTTCTGTCCGATAGCATCCCAGTAAGCCTGAAGAATTCCGTTTTCACCCGGAGTTCCGTGGATAATGTTGAAACAGGCATCAAATTTCAGCTTTTCATTATTATCTAATGTCACTGAAAAATCACCGCGGTTGATTTCATGTTTTTTATCGTTTTCACCTAAAAAATACCACTCATCTTTAAGGATAACCACCTTGTATACATCATATAGATTTCTGTCCAGAGAATCGTAGATCAACTGGCCGCTTTTTAAGGAAACCACATATTCGTCCGAATAGCCTCCCATAACAACGGCAACACTTTTTTTGCTCATAACCATTATAGTATCAATTAAGGCAAATTTAATCATTTTATGTAATGCAATAAGGGAAATTCAGAAATTTTAAAATTGAAAATGAATTGTGTTAAATAAAAGCACATTTAAAATTATTAGCTATATTTGCCGTTATAATTAAAGTATTTTTAAGTATGCTTAAATCACTTTTCAATTGGAAAGTTTTACTGAATTTAGTAGTCGCCATCGGTATTTTTGTGGGGTTGGTGTGGGTTACTTTCCGTTGGTTGGAATATCATACCAATCATGGTCAGGAAATTCCTGTACCCAATGTTATTAATAAATCGGTCTATGATGCCGTAAAAATATTAGAGGATACCGGGCTGGAATATGAAGTAGACAGTGCCGAGTATAATCCTAAATATAAGCCTTTCCAGGTTTTAAAGATGCACCCTTTATCCAGTTCACGGGTGAAACCGGGATCATTGGTAAGAATTGTGGTGAATCCAAGAACATGGGCGCCTATTACCGTTCCTGACGTAATCAATAAATATTCGGGGCTGGCATTCCAGAGACTGGATCAGGTGGGGCTTAAAATTGGTGATACCATCTATGAACCGAGTATTCAGAAAGATGCTCTTTTAAGAGTATTGTATAAAGGTAATGCTGTTAATCCGGGATCACGCCTTCCGAGATTCTCTATAATTGATGTTGTGGTGGGATCCGGACCTATGAGAAATATTTCAATTCCTAACGTGGTAGGGCTTTCGGTGAAAGAAGCCAGAGCTGTTATCGCAAAAAACCTGTTTGAAGTAGGTCTTATAGAACATGAAGATGGAAGCAAAGATGAATCTGATATCATTTATTATCAGGATCCGGCTTCAGGAGACGTAAGAGATCAGGGAATGCAGATTGACCTTTGGGCAAGTAAAAGAACACCTGCTGAGCTTAGAGCTAAAGTAGAACAGCTGAACTCAATTTACCGTATGAAAGTAGATACTTCACTTCCTCCGGTGCATTATGATGAAGTTCCTACCAGCCGCCCGGAACCAAGCTATGATCCGCCTGCAGCAGCACCTGTACCAAAAAAAGAAGTTCCTAAACATGAACCAGCTAAAACAGAACCTGCCAAGACAACTAACGCAGCTACTGGAACTAAACCTGCCGGAACTGTAACAGAAAAACCTAAAACTGCAACAACAAATAATCAGAGTTCAGGAAATAAGCCTGCAACACCTGCGAGTACAACACAGCAGCCAGCTCAAAAGCCAAAAGCTAAAAAAGTAGTAGTAGAATAATAACGGTTTATGATATAAAATATAGGCTTCAACTGCAAAATGTTGGGGCCTTTTGCGTAAAAAGATAAAATATGGCAGAAGATAACGAAGATTTTTTTGATGAAGAATTATTAGAATCCGACAGTCTCGAAAATATCGATATTGATGAAGAGAATAAAGGACTGTATGAGCACCTTAATATCACAGTGGATAAAAAACAGGAGCCGTTAAGGATTGATAAATTCTTATTAATCTACAGGCAAAACTCTTCCCGGAATAAAATTTCCCAGACCTGCAGAGCGGGGAATGTTATTGTAAACGGAGCGCCTGTAAAACAGAACTATCGTGTAAAGCCGGGCGACCAGATTTCAGTGCTTCTTACCCATCCGCCGAGAGAAAATGTGATTATTCCCCAGGATATTCCTGTGAATATTAT
Above is a genomic segment from Chryseobacterium shigense containing:
- a CDS encoding PASTA domain-containing protein, translating into MLKSLFNWKVLLNLVVAIGIFVGLVWVTFRWLEYHTNHGQEIPVPNVINKSVYDAVKILEDTGLEYEVDSAEYNPKYKPFQVLKMHPLSSSRVKPGSLVRIVVNPRTWAPITVPDVINKYSGLAFQRLDQVGLKIGDTIYEPSIQKDALLRVLYKGNAVNPGSRLPRFSIIDVVVGSGPMRNISIPNVVGLSVKEARAVIAKNLFEVGLIEHEDGSKDESDIIYYQDPASGDVRDQGMQIDLWASKRTPAELRAKVEQLNSIYRMKVDTSLPPVHYDEVPTSRPEPSYDPPAAAPVPKKEVPKHEPAKTEPAKTTNAATGTKPAGTVTEKPKTATTNNQSSGNKPATPASTTQQPAQKPKAKKVVVE
- a CDS encoding D-alanine--D-alanine ligase, translated to MSKKSVAVVMGGYSDEYVVSLKSGQLIYDSLDRNLYDVYKVVILKDEWYFLGENDKKHEINRGDFSVTLDNNEKLKFDACFNIIHGTPGENGILQAYWDAIGQKYTGCDFYQSALTFNKKDTLAVLSKYGIPSAKSIYLRKGEAINTDEIVESLGLPVFVKPNQSGSSLGISKVKDKSGLIAATEIAFKEDDEILIESFLDGMEVSVGVIDFKGETIVLGITEIVPTNEFFDYEAKYEGASEEITPARIDDATRIRVEEISKRAYNSLGMSGFSRSEFILMDGIPYMLEMNTNPGFSPASILPQQARHYGISITDLCGNEVEKALNK